From Halococcus saccharolyticus DSM 5350, a single genomic window includes:
- a CDS encoding tetratricopeptide repeat protein — translation MTDDEPERSPDSEPSRDADSEPSRDADDRDPRPASDEPVPDPADDAAGDHQFSEGQGFSEPEGFDLDPPELSVDPSEVDPVDSRAVADLLDERQLGAGDVDSEELVDVGLNYLRINRYEQATETLERAARFADDEPIEQEAWVNKGAAHAELEEYDEAIGAYQEALRIDDRSEHAASAETNLASALWEAGRTEQALEHAERAVEIDARFPQAWFNRGFFLLERGLASEALDAFDNAIRLGFRNAEVIEEKARALEEVGKDERAEELAAEARELREEAEEELVRDRQRA, via the coding sequence ATGACCGACGACGAGCCCGAACGCTCCCCCGACAGCGAACCGAGCCGCGACGCCGACAGCGAACCGAGCCGCGACGCCGACGACCGCGACCCCCGCCCCGCATCCGACGAGCCGGTCCCAGACCCTGCCGACGACGCCGCGGGAGACCACCAGTTCTCCGAGGGACAGGGCTTTTCGGAGCCCGAGGGATTCGATCTCGACCCGCCCGAACTCTCGGTCGACCCGAGCGAGGTCGACCCCGTCGACTCGCGCGCGGTGGCCGACCTGCTCGACGAGCGCCAGCTCGGTGCCGGCGACGTGGATAGCGAGGAGCTCGTCGACGTCGGGCTGAACTACCTCCGGATCAATCGGTACGAGCAGGCGACTGAAACGCTGGAACGCGCGGCCAGATTCGCCGACGACGAACCGATCGAACAGGAGGCGTGGGTCAACAAGGGTGCGGCCCACGCCGAACTCGAAGAGTACGACGAGGCGATCGGGGCGTACCAGGAAGCCCTCCGGATCGACGACCGGAGCGAACACGCCGCGAGCGCCGAGACCAACCTCGCCTCCGCGCTCTGGGAGGCCGGCCGGACCGAACAGGCCTTGGAACACGCCGAACGCGCGGTCGAGATCGACGCGCGCTTCCCGCAAGCGTGGTTCAATCGCGGGTTCTTCCTGCTCGAACGCGGGCTCGCGAGCGAGGCGCTCGACGCGTTCGACAACGCGATCCGGCTCGGCTTCCGGAACGCCGAGGTCATCGAAGAGAAAGCCCGCGCCCTGGAGGAGGTCGGCAAGGACGAGCGTGCGGAGGAACTCGCCGCGGAGGCCCGCGAACTCCGCGAGGAGGCGGAGGAGGAGCTCGTCCGTGATCGTCAACGAGCGTGA
- a CDS encoding DUF424 domain-containing protein yields the protein MIVNERETPEGRLVSVCDPEVLGETFANGEIDFEVNEEFYDGQPADEEEVVASLAGARVANIVGNDAVALAVEHGFVDEESVLDLGETRHAQLLRLE from the coding sequence GTGATCGTCAACGAGCGTGAGACGCCCGAGGGCCGTCTGGTCTCGGTCTGCGATCCGGAGGTACTCGGCGAGACCTTCGCAAACGGCGAGATCGACTTCGAAGTGAACGAGGAGTTCTACGACGGCCAGCCCGCCGACGAGGAGGAGGTAGTGGCGAGTCTCGCGGGTGCGAGGGTGGCGAACATCGTCGGCAACGACGCCGTGGCACTCGCGGTCGAGCACGGGTTCGTCGACGAGGAGAGCGTGCTCGACCTCGGCGAGACCCGCCACGCCCAACTGCTGCGCTTGGAGTGA
- a CDS encoding GYD domain-containing protein: MQTWVALVEVVDGEFQDLQELASLWGDINIELEEVEAELQETYALLGRYDFLVVFEAPDRESVFEVSLAAERHGLDMDSMEGVPIEEFGGLVDE; this comes from the coding sequence ATGCAGACCTGGGTTGCGCTCGTCGAAGTCGTCGACGGTGAGTTTCAGGACCTCCAAGAACTCGCCTCGCTCTGGGGCGACATCAACATCGAGCTGGAGGAGGTCGAGGCCGAACTCCAGGAGACCTACGCGCTGCTCGGGCGATACGATTTCCTCGTGGTGTTCGAGGCCCCCGACCGCGAGTCGGTGTTCGAGGTCTCGCTGGCCGCCGAGCGCCACGGCCTCGACATGGATTCGATGGAGGGCGTCCCGATCGAGGAGTTCGGCGGGCTCGTCGACGAGTAG
- a CDS encoding aminotransferase class V-fold PLP-dependent enzyme, with protein MSSQTAEPLDVERIRGEFPILEREVGDGQRLAYLDNAATSQTPDRVIDAMSDYYRGTNANVHRGIHHLSQEASIAYEEAHDRLAEFVGASGGREEMIFTKNTTEGLNLVAYAWGLNELGEGDEVVLTEMEHHSSLVTWQQIAKRTGADVRYIGIDDAGRLDMDHAREVIGPDTEMVSVTHVSNTLGTINPIADLADLAHDHDSYIFADGAQAVPHQSVDVEALDVDFYAFSGHKMCGPTGIGGLYGKKAILEAMEPFMYGGGMVRKVEFEKTTWADLPWKYEAGTPLIAEGIALAEAADYLDEIGLDRIDRHERELADYAVERLNEFDDIEIYGPPAGERAGLVSFNLDGVHAHDLASIMNDHGVAIRPGDHCTQPLHDVLGTAASARASFYLYNTKSEVDTLVEAIDDARQLFA; from the coding sequence ATGAGCAGTCAGACCGCCGAACCGCTCGATGTCGAACGGATTCGGGGCGAGTTCCCGATCCTCGAACGCGAGGTGGGTGACGGCCAGCGCCTCGCGTATCTCGACAACGCCGCTACGAGCCAGACGCCCGATCGCGTGATCGACGCGATGAGCGATTACTACCGGGGCACCAACGCGAACGTCCACCGGGGCATCCACCACCTGAGCCAGGAGGCCTCGATCGCGTATGAAGAAGCCCACGACCGCCTCGCCGAGTTCGTCGGAGCCTCGGGCGGCCGCGAGGAGATGATCTTCACGAAGAACACCACCGAGGGACTCAATCTCGTTGCGTACGCGTGGGGCCTGAACGAGCTCGGCGAGGGCGACGAAGTAGTCCTGACCGAGATGGAACACCACTCCTCGCTGGTGACGTGGCAGCAGATCGCCAAGCGGACCGGCGCGGACGTGCGCTACATCGGGATCGACGACGCGGGTCGCCTCGACATGGACCACGCCCGCGAGGTGATCGGTCCCGACACCGAGATGGTCTCGGTAACCCACGTCTCGAACACCCTTGGCACGATCAACCCGATCGCCGACCTCGCCGACCTCGCCCACGACCACGACAGCTACATTTTCGCCGACGGTGCCCAGGCTGTGCCGCACCAGTCCGTCGACGTCGAGGCGCTCGACGTGGATTTCTACGCCTTCTCGGGCCATAAGATGTGCGGCCCGACGGGGATCGGCGGGCTCTACGGCAAGAAAGCGATCCTCGAAGCGATGGAGCCGTTCATGTACGGCGGCGGGATGGTCCGGAAGGTCGAGTTCGAGAAGACCACGTGGGCCGACCTGCCGTGGAAGTACGAGGCGGGCACGCCGCTGATCGCCGAGGGGATCGCGCTCGCCGAGGCCGCCGATTATCTCGACGAGATCGGTCTCGATCGGATCGATCGCCACGAGCGCGAGCTCGCCGATTACGCGGTGGAGCGGTTGAACGAGTTCGACGACATCGAGATCTACGGCCCGCCGGCCGGCGAGCGTGCGGGCCTCGTTTCGTTCAATCTCGACGGCGTCCACGCCCACGACCTCGCGAGCATCATGAACGATCACGGCGTCGCGATCCGGCCCGGCGACCACTGCACCCAGCCGCTTCACGACGTGCTCGGCACGGCGGCCTCCGCCCGTGCCTCGTTCTATCTCTACAACACGAAAAGCGAGGTCGACACCCTTGTCGAGGCCATCGACGACGCCAGGCAGCTGTTCGCGTAG
- a CDS encoding winged helix-turn-helix domain-containing protein, translating into MSDRHVGSSRLPLIPSHTDPTDSATDLARWSTDEPDGPDLETVLRSLDDDNCRAILRLLDRPKSASELCEACDLSSSTVYRKLELLRDAALVREYTDVRSDGPNVTRYERDFTDVSITITDDGFTVSVARPERDAEDRLASFWSAMKEES; encoded by the coding sequence ATGAGCGATCGACACGTCGGTTCGAGCCGCCTGCCACTCATCCCGTCGCATACCGATCCGACCGACTCGGCCACCGACCTGGCCCGCTGGTCGACCGACGAGCCGGACGGTCCCGATCTCGAAACGGTGTTGCGATCGCTCGACGACGACAACTGTCGGGCGATCCTTCGACTGCTGGATCGCCCGAAATCCGCGAGCGAGCTCTGCGAGGCGTGTGATCTCTCCAGCTCGACGGTGTACCGAAAGCTCGAACTGCTCCGCGACGCCGCGCTCGTCCGGGAGTACACAGACGTTCGGTCCGACGGGCCGAACGTCACGCGCTACGAGCGCGATTTCACCGATGTCTCGATCACCATCACCGACGACGGGTTCACGGTGTCGGTCGCCCGGCCGGAGCGAGACGCGGAGGATCGCCTGGCATCGTTCTGGTCGGCGATGAAAGAGGAATCGTGA
- a CDS encoding DUF7521 family protein encodes MEPLVALVVVVKLVALVLGGVVSVLAYRAYRRTRIAGLQYFSVGLLVITLGTVLVGVFHHFLGVPTTMGMLLESVIVCAGFGVMIVGLYEG; translated from the coding sequence ATGGAACCGCTCGTCGCTCTGGTCGTCGTCGTCAAACTCGTCGCGCTCGTCCTCGGTGGCGTGGTCTCCGTGCTGGCGTACCGGGCCTACAGACGGACACGGATCGCCGGCCTCCAGTACTTCTCGGTGGGACTGCTCGTCATCACCCTCGGCACGGTTCTGGTCGGTGTCTTCCACCACTTCCTCGGCGTCCCGACTACGATGGGAATGCTCCTCGAAAGCGTGATCGTCTGTGCCGGGTTCGGTGTCATGATCGTCGGACTGTATGAAGGGTGA